GGCGGTGCGTCCGCTGCGCCAAGGGGCCATCACCGACTTCGACATCACCCAGCGCATGATCCGCCTCGTCCTCCAACGAGTGGGGGTGAACCGCTTCAACCGCCCGCGGGTGGTCATCTGCGTGCCGTCCGCCATCACCGCGGTCGAGCGGCGGGCGGTCACCGAGGCCGCGCGTCGGGCCGGAGCGGCCGAGGCCCAGCTCATCGAGCAGCCGATGGCCGCGGCCATCGGAGCCAACCTCCCGATCGACCAGCCCGTGGGCTCGATGGTCATCGACATCGGCGGCGGCACCTCCGAATCCGCGATCTTGTCCCTCGGGGGCGTCGTGGCGCTCCAGGCGGTCCGGGTCGGCTCGTTCGACATCGACACCGCCATCACGCAGTACATCCGCCGCGAGTACGGCATCGCCATCGGCGAGCAGACGGCGGAGAAGATCAAGATCACGATGGGGTCGGCCTACCCCACCCAGGACGAGTTCAAGGCCGAGGTGCGTGGGCGCGAGCTCATGAGCGGCCTGCCCAAGACGGTGATCCTGTCGCCCGAGGAGGTGCGGGCCGCGATCGAGGAGCCGGTCAGCGCGATCATCGACTCGGTGGTGGCCTGTCTGGGCAACGCCCCGCCCGAGCTCGCCCAGGACCTCATCGTGCAGGGCATCCACCTCGTCGGTGGCGGGGGCATGCTGCGGGGCCTCGATCAGCGGCTCACCGACGAGACCGACGTGCAGGTGCGTCTCGTCGACCTGCCGCTCGAGTGCGTGGCCCTGGGTGCGGGACGCTGCATCGAGTCCTACGAGGCGTTGAAGGTCATGTTCATGGAGGACAACACCCGGCGCTGACCCAGGGCTCCGACGCCACCCGGCGGCGTGAACCCGAGCTGAACGCGGACCGACGGGTCCGGAGCCACTAGGGTGCCCCCCGTTGCCCAGGCAGGGTTTCGGATTTCCAGGGGGAGGGGCGATCGATGGCACTGCTCGAGGTGAACGACGTG
This Acidimicrobiales bacterium DNA region includes the following protein-coding sequences:
- a CDS encoding rod shape-determining protein, coding for MARDLAIDLGTANTLVYARGQGIVLNEPSVIALNNQTHEVLAVGYDAWQMIGRTPGHIVAVRPLRQGAITDFDITQRMIRLVLQRVGVNRFNRPRVVICVPSAITAVERRAVTEAARRAGAAEAQLIEQPMAAAIGANLPIDQPVGSMVIDIGGGTSESAILSLGGVVALQAVRVGSFDIDTAITQYIRREYGIAIGEQTAEKIKITMGSAYPTQDEFKAEVRGRELMSGLPKTVILSPEEVRAAIEEPVSAIIDSVVACLGNAPPELAQDLIVQGIHLVGGGGMLRGLDQRLTDETDVQVRLVDLPLECVALGAGRCIESYEALKVMFMEDNTRR